The Myxococcus virescens DNA window GCGCATCCGTTCCTCTGACCGCCCGCTGCTTCGCCGGGAATCTCCGACTCCCCCGCCTTCCAACGGGCAGGCTCGGGGGCAGGGGCCCGGCGAATCCGCCTGGACGCGGTCGCCCCACTGCGTTGTCGCTGTTCGACACAGCCGGGGCGGCGTATCCTCGCCTCGGGAAGGAGTGCTCGGATGCGGCCCCGGGCCGTCTTCTTCGACTTGGATGACACGCTGATTGACCGCGCGGGCGCCTTCACGCGCTACGTGGACACCCTCGTCTCCCGTTACCTGTCGTTGCTCTCCGAGGCTCGGCGTGCCGAAGCCGTGCTCTGGATGCACGAGGTGGATGGGCGTGGCGGCGCGTCCCGGAGCGCGTTCTGCCAGCAGGTGACGAAGGCGTTCCCATGCCTGGGCCTCACGCCAGACGCGCTCTGGGAGGACATGGCGTCGCGCCTGCCTCTGCTCGTCGAGGAGGACGCGGGCGTCTGTGATTGGGTGGCCTCCGTGGCCCGCAGCCGGCCGGTGGCGGTGGTGTCCAATGGTTCGGCGCGGGTGCAGCGCACGAAGCTGGCCCGCGCGGGGCTCGCGAAGGTCCTGCCGGATGTCTTCCTCTCCGGCGAGGTGGGCGCTTCGAAGCCGGATGCCCGCATCTTCGAGGCCGCGCTGGCCCACGTCGGACGTTCGCCGGAAGAGGTACTGCACGTGGGCGACGACCCGGAGCGGGACGTCGTGGGCGCCGCGCGGCTGGGGATGGCTACTTGCTGGGTGTCTCATGGCCGGCCGTGGCCCTCCGCGCTGCCTCCGCCCATGTTCACGGTGGAGTGCATCCCTTCGCGCATCGACGACATCGCCGGAGTGCTCACGCGATGGACATGAACGCGGTGGTCGGCACGCACGACCTGCTCTTCATCACCCTGGATACCCTGCGCTACGACGTCGCCGAGGCGCTCGCGGCCCAGGGGCGCACGCCGAACCTCTCCGCGCTGTTGCCCGGAGGCCGGTGGGAGCAGCGTCACTCTCCCGCGAGCTTCACGTACGCGGCGCACCACGCCTTCTTCGCGGGCTTCCTGCCCACGCCCGCGACGCCGGGGCTGCATCCCCGGTTGTTCTCGAT harbors:
- a CDS encoding HAD family hydrolase — protein: MRPRAVFFDLDDTLIDRAGAFTRYVDTLVSRYLSLLSEARRAEAVLWMHEVDGRGGASRSAFCQQVTKAFPCLGLTPDALWEDMASRLPLLVEEDAGVCDWVASVARSRPVAVVSNGSARVQRTKLARAGLAKVLPDVFLSGEVGASKPDARIFEAALAHVGRSPEEVLHVGDDPERDVVGAARLGMATCWVSHGRPWPSALPPPMFTVECIPSRIDDIAGVLTRWT